From one Rhodamnia argentea isolate NSW1041297 chromosome 1, ASM2092103v1, whole genome shotgun sequence genomic stretch:
- the LOC115747765 gene encoding neurofilament heavy polypeptide-like isoform X8, whose protein sequence is MASETVVPDHHTPDETVEKKENEENKIIKEEETKEQITKDIESESPDIPVPKAEELMPEEQIKPAAVDEGGAVLEAPSEAGLKAEDVSVVLNRPDSATKPIGTQPEDTTVTNVPQAETPIEVVGDEQEEKEVEVVADEPKDKEVEAVVAAEPKEKEVEAVKEVEAQAVKPEEKEAVVEEVEEIKDKAEDKAVVVDAAESKSKENLASEEVASKVEEKSAAEVVEDEVKEKPASEEVGKEPEEKVVEEADAKEPEKGAIEAVVCEPKEELVVEPIKEKVVDEPKISATETSELTEAAASSVAEPREVAEAETKVGDKPELTKEAEDKPQEVTNVVENVLESVEEVKPTEKTEVKVARNLRSVMDEFDGVTSSKAEKIDEAPAVTETNFTVIEEAQAVVEKEVPVDANGQQSASAVDGIPEEEAKVEAEKEEEKIEKLKEKDEETSKDEVNKVENVSAVTEQSLTGAAELEKEETPAPVEAEEAKEVKAEEAENGVAKGDDEDAKLAPPPSDEPAKDGHDTKASRDLPAQEVSGKKQSGNIMSKVKQLGVKVKKAIVGKSPISKTPMTEAKGEEKVK, encoded by the exons ATGGCTTCTGAGACAGTTGTGCCTGATCATCACACTCCTGATGAA ACGGTTGAGAAGAAGGAGAACGAAGAGAACAAGATAATCAAAGAGGAGGAAACAAAGGAACAGATCACCAAAGACATTGAATCCGAGAGTCCAGATATCCCGGTCCCTAAAGCAGAAGAACTGATGCCTGAGGAGCAGATAAAACCTGCTGCAGTGGATGAAGGTGGAGCTGTTTTGGAGGCACCTTCTGAAGCTGGCTTGAAGGCGGAAGACGTTTCTGTAGTGCTGAACCGTCCAGATTCAGCAACCAAGCCTATTGGTACCCAACCAGAGGATACAACTGTAACCAATGTGCCTCAGGCGGAGACACCAATTGAAGTTGTTGGAGACGAACAAGAGGAGAAAGAAGTCGAGGTGGTTGCAGATGAACCAAAGGATAAAGAAGTCGAGGCAGTTGTTGCAGCTGaaccaaaggaaaaagaagtcgAGGCTGTT AAAGAAGTTGAGGCTCAGGCAGTTAaaccagaagaaaaagaagcagtgGTTGAAGAAG TTGAAGAAATCAAAGATAAGGCAGAGGACAAAGCAGTTGTGGTGGATGCAGCTGAGAGTAAATCCAAGGAAAACCTGGCTAGTGAAGAAGTTGCAAGTAAGGTGGAGGAGAAATCGGCAGCTGAAGTGGTTGAAGACGAAGTAAAGGAGAAGCCTGCAAGTGAAGAAGTCGGAAAAGAACCCGAGGAGAAAGTCGTGGAGGAAGCTGATGCCAAAGAACCGGAAAAAGGAGCGATTGAAGCTGTTGTATGCGAACCAAAAGAAGAATTGGTTGTTGAACCAATCAAAGAGAAGGTGGTTGATGAGCCGAAAATATCAGCCACTGAAACCAGCGAGCTGACTGAAGCAGCAGCCAGCAGCGTGGCCGAGCCGAGAGAGGTAGCAGAAGCAGAAACCAAGGTAGGGGATAAACCAGAGTTGACCAAAGAAGCAGAGGATAAACCCCAAGAAGTCACCAATGTTGTGGAGAATGTGCTGGAGAGTGTTGAGGAAGTCAAGCCCACGGAGAAGACAGAGGTTAAGGTAGCAAGAAATCTCAGGTCCGTGATGGATGAGTTCGACGGCGTCACATCGTCCAAGGCAGAAAAGATTGATGAGGCGCCTGCTGTTACAGAAACCAATTTTACCGTCATTGAGGAAGCTCAAGCTGTTGTTGAGAAGGAAGTTCCTGTGGATGCAAACGGTCAACAAAGCGCATCTGCAGTGGATGGCATTCCAGAGGAGGAAGCCAAAGTCGAGgcggaaaaggaagaagaaaagatcgaGAAACTCAAGGAGAAAGACGAAGAAACCAGTAAAGATGAGGTGAATAAAGTGGAAAATGTGAGTGCCGTAACTGAGCAAAGTTTGACTGGCGCTGCTGAGTTGGAGAAGGAAGAGACACCGGCTCCAGTCGAAGCAGAGGAAGCCAAAGAGGTCAAGGCAGAGGAGGCCGAAAATGGCGTTGCAAAAGGTGACGATGAAGATGCAAAACTCGCGCCTCCTCCAAGTGACGAGCCTGCAAAGGACGGCCATGACACCAAAGCGTCAAGGGACCTGCCTGCACAAGAGGTCTCAGGGAAAAAGCAGTCGGGTAACATAATGTCGAAGGTGAAGCAATTAGGCGTGAAGGTAAAGAAAGCCATCGTCGGTAAATCCCCAATCTCGAAGACGCCGATGACAGAGGCCAAGGGCGAAGAGAAAGTCAAGTGA
- the LOC115747765 gene encoding titin-like isoform X7: MASETVVPDHHTPDETVEKKENEENKIIKEEETKEQITKDIESESPDIPVPKAEELMPEEQIKPAAVDEGGAVLEAPSEAGLKAEDVSVVLNRPDSATKPIGTQPEDTTVTNVPQAETPIEVVGDEQEEKEVEVVADEPKDKEVEAVVAAEPKEKEVEAVKEVEAQAVKPEEKEAVVEEVKVESKDEPAIEEIKDKAEDKAVVVDAAESKSKENLASEEVASKVEEKSAAEVVEDEVKEKPASEEVGKEPEEKVVEEADAKEPEKGAIEAVVCEPKEELVVEPIKEKVVDEPKISATETSELTEAAASSVAEPREVAEAETKVGDKPELTKEAEDKPQEVTNVVENVLESVEEVKPTEKTEVKVARNLRSVMDEFDGVTSSKAEKIDEAPAVTETNFTVIEEAQAVVEKEVPVDANGQQSASAVDGIPEEEAKVEAEKEEEKIEKLKEKDEETSKDEVNKVENVSAVTEQSLTGAAELEKEETPAPVEAEEAKEVKAEEAENGVAKGDDEDAKLAPPPSDEPAKDGHDTKASRDLPAQEVSGKKQSGNIMSKVKQLGVKVKKAIVGKSPISKTPMTEAKGEEKVK, encoded by the exons ATGGCTTCTGAGACAGTTGTGCCTGATCATCACACTCCTGATGAA ACGGTTGAGAAGAAGGAGAACGAAGAGAACAAGATAATCAAAGAGGAGGAAACAAAGGAACAGATCACCAAAGACATTGAATCCGAGAGTCCAGATATCCCGGTCCCTAAAGCAGAAGAACTGATGCCTGAGGAGCAGATAAAACCTGCTGCAGTGGATGAAGGTGGAGCTGTTTTGGAGGCACCTTCTGAAGCTGGCTTGAAGGCGGAAGACGTTTCTGTAGTGCTGAACCGTCCAGATTCAGCAACCAAGCCTATTGGTACCCAACCAGAGGATACAACTGTAACCAATGTGCCTCAGGCGGAGACACCAATTGAAGTTGTTGGAGACGAACAAGAGGAGAAAGAAGTCGAGGTGGTTGCAGATGAACCAAAGGATAAAGAAGTCGAGGCAGTTGTTGCAGCTGaaccaaaggaaaaagaagtcgAGGCTGTT AAAGAAGTTGAGGCTCAGGCAGTTAaaccagaagaaaaagaagcagtgGTTGAAGAAGTTAAAGTTGAATCGAAGGACGAACCTGCGATTGAAGAAATCAAAGATAAGGCAGAGGACAAAGCAGTTGTGGTGGATGCAGCTGAGAGTAAATCCAAGGAAAACCTGGCTAGTGAAGAAGTTGCAAGTAAGGTGGAGGAGAAATCGGCAGCTGAAGTGGTTGAAGACGAAGTAAAGGAGAAGCCTGCAAGTGAAGAAGTCGGAAAAGAACCCGAGGAGAAAGTCGTGGAGGAAGCTGATGCCAAAGAACCGGAAAAAGGAGCGATTGAAGCTGTTGTATGCGAACCAAAAGAAGAATTGGTTGTTGAACCAATCAAAGAGAAGGTGGTTGATGAGCCGAAAATATCAGCCACTGAAACCAGCGAGCTGACTGAAGCAGCAGCCAGCAGCGTGGCCGAGCCGAGAGAGGTAGCAGAAGCAGAAACCAAGGTAGGGGATAAACCAGAGTTGACCAAAGAAGCAGAGGATAAACCCCAAGAAGTCACCAATGTTGTGGAGAATGTGCTGGAGAGTGTTGAGGAAGTCAAGCCCACGGAGAAGACAGAGGTTAAGGTAGCAAGAAATCTCAGGTCCGTGATGGATGAGTTCGACGGCGTCACATCGTCCAAGGCAGAAAAGATTGATGAGGCGCCTGCTGTTACAGAAACCAATTTTACCGTCATTGAGGAAGCTCAAGCTGTTGTTGAGAAGGAAGTTCCTGTGGATGCAAACGGTCAACAAAGCGCATCTGCAGTGGATGGCATTCCAGAGGAGGAAGCCAAAGTCGAGgcggaaaaggaagaagaaaagatcgaGAAACTCAAGGAGAAAGACGAAGAAACCAGTAAAGATGAGGTGAATAAAGTGGAAAATGTGAGTGCCGTAACTGAGCAAAGTTTGACTGGCGCTGCTGAGTTGGAGAAGGAAGAGACACCGGCTCCAGTCGAAGCAGAGGAAGCCAAAGAGGTCAAGGCAGAGGAGGCCGAAAATGGCGTTGCAAAAGGTGACGATGAAGATGCAAAACTCGCGCCTCCTCCAAGTGACGAGCCTGCAAAGGACGGCCATGACACCAAAGCGTCAAGGGACCTGCCTGCACAAGAGGTCTCAGGGAAAAAGCAGTCGGGTAACATAATGTCGAAGGTGAAGCAATTAGGCGTGAAGGTAAAGAAAGCCATCGTCGGTAAATCCCCAATCTCGAAGACGCCGATGACAGAGGCCAAGGGCGAAGAGAAAGTCAAGTGA
- the LOC115747765 gene encoding neurofilament heavy polypeptide-like isoform X5, giving the protein MASETVVPDHHTPDETVEKKENEENKIIKEEETKEQITKDIESESPDIPVPKAEELMPEEQIKPAAVDEGGAVLEAPSEAGLKAEDVSVVLNRPDSATKPIGTQPEDTTVTNVPQAETPIEVVGDEQEEKEVEAVAAAELKEKEVEAVVADEPKEKEVEALVTAEPKEKEVEAQAVKPEEKEAVVEEVKVESKDEPAIEEIKDKAEDKAVVVDAAESKSKENLASEEVASKVEEKSAAEVVEDEVKEKPASEEVGKEPEEKVVEEADAKEPEKGAIEAVVCEPKEELVVEPIKEKVVDEPKISATETSELTEAAASSVAEPREVAEAETKVGDKPELTKEAEDKPQEVTNVVENVLESVEEVKPTEKTEVKVARNLRSVMDEFDGVTSSKAEKIDEAPAVTETNFTVIEEAQAVVEKEVPVDANGQQSASAVDGIPEEEAKVEAEKEEEKIEKLKEKDEETSKDEVNKVENVSAVTEQSLTGAAELEKEETPAPVEAEEAKEVKAEEAENGVAKGDDEDAKLAPPPSDEPAKDGHDTKASRDLPAQEVSGKKQSGNIMSKVKQLGVKVKKAIVGKSPISKTPMTEAKGEEKVK; this is encoded by the exons ATGGCTTCTGAGACAGTTGTGCCTGATCATCACACTCCTGATGAA ACGGTTGAGAAGAAGGAGAACGAAGAGAACAAGATAATCAAAGAGGAGGAAACAAAGGAACAGATCACCAAAGACATTGAATCCGAGAGTCCAGATATCCCGGTCCCTAAAGCAGAAGAACTGATGCCTGAGGAGCAGATAAAACCTGCTGCAGTGGATGAAGGTGGAGCTGTTTTGGAGGCACCTTCTGAAGCTGGCTTGAAGGCGGAAGACGTTTCTGTAGTGCTGAACCGTCCAGATTCAGCAACCAAGCCTATTGGTACCCAACCAGAGGATACAACTGTAACCAATGTGCCTCAGGCGGAGACACCAATTGAAGTTGTTGGAGACGAACAAGAGGAGAAAGAAGTCGAG GCTGTTGCTGCAGCTGAACTAAAGGAGAAAGAAGTCGAGGCGGTTGTTGCAGATGAACCAAAGGAGAAAGAAGTTGAGGCACTTGTTACAGCTGAACCAAAGGAGAAAGAAGTTGAGGCTCAGGCAGTTAaaccagaagaaaaagaagcagtgGTTGAAGAAGTTAAAGTTGAATCGAAGGACGAACCTGCGATTGAAGAAATCAAAGATAAGGCAGAGGACAAAGCAGTTGTGGTGGATGCAGCTGAGAGTAAATCCAAGGAAAACCTGGCTAGTGAAGAAGTTGCAAGTAAGGTGGAGGAGAAATCGGCAGCTGAAGTGGTTGAAGACGAAGTAAAGGAGAAGCCTGCAAGTGAAGAAGTCGGAAAAGAACCCGAGGAGAAAGTCGTGGAGGAAGCTGATGCCAAAGAACCGGAAAAAGGAGCGATTGAAGCTGTTGTATGCGAACCAAAAGAAGAATTGGTTGTTGAACCAATCAAAGAGAAGGTGGTTGATGAGCCGAAAATATCAGCCACTGAAACCAGCGAGCTGACTGAAGCAGCAGCCAGCAGCGTGGCCGAGCCGAGAGAGGTAGCAGAAGCAGAAACCAAGGTAGGGGATAAACCAGAGTTGACCAAAGAAGCAGAGGATAAACCCCAAGAAGTCACCAATGTTGTGGAGAATGTGCTGGAGAGTGTTGAGGAAGTCAAGCCCACGGAGAAGACAGAGGTTAAGGTAGCAAGAAATCTCAGGTCCGTGATGGATGAGTTCGACGGCGTCACATCGTCCAAGGCAGAAAAGATTGATGAGGCGCCTGCTGTTACAGAAACCAATTTTACCGTCATTGAGGAAGCTCAAGCTGTTGTTGAGAAGGAAGTTCCTGTGGATGCAAACGGTCAACAAAGCGCATCTGCAGTGGATGGCATTCCAGAGGAGGAAGCCAAAGTCGAGgcggaaaaggaagaagaaaagatcgaGAAACTCAAGGAGAAAGACGAAGAAACCAGTAAAGATGAGGTGAATAAAGTGGAAAATGTGAGTGCCGTAACTGAGCAAAGTTTGACTGGCGCTGCTGAGTTGGAGAAGGAAGAGACACCGGCTCCAGTCGAAGCAGAGGAAGCCAAAGAGGTCAAGGCAGAGGAGGCCGAAAATGGCGTTGCAAAAGGTGACGATGAAGATGCAAAACTCGCGCCTCCTCCAAGTGACGAGCCTGCAAAGGACGGCCATGACACCAAAGCGTCAAGGGACCTGCCTGCACAAGAGGTCTCAGGGAAAAAGCAGTCGGGTAACATAATGTCGAAGGTGAAGCAATTAGGCGTGAAGGTAAAGAAAGCCATCGTCGGTAAATCCCCAATCTCGAAGACGCCGATGACAGAGGCCAAGGGCGAAGAGAAAGTCAAGTGA
- the LOC115747765 gene encoding neurofilament heavy polypeptide-like isoform X3, producing the protein MASETVVPDHHTPDETVEKKENEENKIIKEEETKEQITKDIESESPDIPVPKAEELMPEEQIKPAAVDEGGAVLEAPSEAGLKAEDVSVVLNRPDSATKPIGTQPEDTTVTNVPQAETPIEVVGDEQEEKEVEAVVAAEPKEKEVEAVAAAELKEKEVEAVVADEPKEKEVEALVTAEPKEKEVEAQAVKPEEKEAVVEEVKVESKDEPAIEEIKDKAEDKAVVVDAAESKSKENLASEEVASKVEEKSAAEVVEDEVKEKPASEEVGKEPEEKVVEEADAKEPEKGAIEAVVCEPKEELVVEPIKEKVVDEPKISATETSELTEAAASSVAEPREVAEAETKVGDKPELTKEAEDKPQEVTNVVENVLESVEEVKPTEKTEVKVARNLRSVMDEFDGVTSSKAEKIDEAPAVTETNFTVIEEAQAVVEKEVPVDANGQQSASAVDGIPEEEAKVEAEKEEEKIEKLKEKDEETSKDEVNKVENVSAVTEQSLTGAAELEKEETPAPVEAEEAKEVKAEEAENGVAKGDDEDAKLAPPPSDEPAKDGHDTKASRDLPAQEVSGKKQSGNIMSKVKQLGVKVKKAIVGKSPISKTPMTEAKGEEKVK; encoded by the exons ATGGCTTCTGAGACAGTTGTGCCTGATCATCACACTCCTGATGAA ACGGTTGAGAAGAAGGAGAACGAAGAGAACAAGATAATCAAAGAGGAGGAAACAAAGGAACAGATCACCAAAGACATTGAATCCGAGAGTCCAGATATCCCGGTCCCTAAAGCAGAAGAACTGATGCCTGAGGAGCAGATAAAACCTGCTGCAGTGGATGAAGGTGGAGCTGTTTTGGAGGCACCTTCTGAAGCTGGCTTGAAGGCGGAAGACGTTTCTGTAGTGCTGAACCGTCCAGATTCAGCAACCAAGCCTATTGGTACCCAACCAGAGGATACAACTGTAACCAATGTGCCTCAGGCGGAGACACCAATTGAAGTTGTTGGAGACGAACAAGAGGAGAAAGAAGTCGAG GCAGTTGTTGCAGCTGaaccaaaggaaaaagaagtcgAGGCTGTTGCTGCAGCTGAACTAAAGGAGAAAGAAGTCGAGGCGGTTGTTGCAGATGAACCAAAGGAGAAAGAAGTTGAGGCACTTGTTACAGCTGAACCAAAGGAGAAAGAAGTTGAGGCTCAGGCAGTTAaaccagaagaaaaagaagcagtgGTTGAAGAAGTTAAAGTTGAATCGAAGGACGAACCTGCGATTGAAGAAATCAAAGATAAGGCAGAGGACAAAGCAGTTGTGGTGGATGCAGCTGAGAGTAAATCCAAGGAAAACCTGGCTAGTGAAGAAGTTGCAAGTAAGGTGGAGGAGAAATCGGCAGCTGAAGTGGTTGAAGACGAAGTAAAGGAGAAGCCTGCAAGTGAAGAAGTCGGAAAAGAACCCGAGGAGAAAGTCGTGGAGGAAGCTGATGCCAAAGAACCGGAAAAAGGAGCGATTGAAGCTGTTGTATGCGAACCAAAAGAAGAATTGGTTGTTGAACCAATCAAAGAGAAGGTGGTTGATGAGCCGAAAATATCAGCCACTGAAACCAGCGAGCTGACTGAAGCAGCAGCCAGCAGCGTGGCCGAGCCGAGAGAGGTAGCAGAAGCAGAAACCAAGGTAGGGGATAAACCAGAGTTGACCAAAGAAGCAGAGGATAAACCCCAAGAAGTCACCAATGTTGTGGAGAATGTGCTGGAGAGTGTTGAGGAAGTCAAGCCCACGGAGAAGACAGAGGTTAAGGTAGCAAGAAATCTCAGGTCCGTGATGGATGAGTTCGACGGCGTCACATCGTCCAAGGCAGAAAAGATTGATGAGGCGCCTGCTGTTACAGAAACCAATTTTACCGTCATTGAGGAAGCTCAAGCTGTTGTTGAGAAGGAAGTTCCTGTGGATGCAAACGGTCAACAAAGCGCATCTGCAGTGGATGGCATTCCAGAGGAGGAAGCCAAAGTCGAGgcggaaaaggaagaagaaaagatcgaGAAACTCAAGGAGAAAGACGAAGAAACCAGTAAAGATGAGGTGAATAAAGTGGAAAATGTGAGTGCCGTAACTGAGCAAAGTTTGACTGGCGCTGCTGAGTTGGAGAAGGAAGAGACACCGGCTCCAGTCGAAGCAGAGGAAGCCAAAGAGGTCAAGGCAGAGGAGGCCGAAAATGGCGTTGCAAAAGGTGACGATGAAGATGCAAAACTCGCGCCTCCTCCAAGTGACGAGCCTGCAAAGGACGGCCATGACACCAAAGCGTCAAGGGACCTGCCTGCACAAGAGGTCTCAGGGAAAAAGCAGTCGGGTAACATAATGTCGAAGGTGAAGCAATTAGGCGTGAAGGTAAAGAAAGCCATCGTCGGTAAATCCCCAATCTCGAAGACGCCGATGACAGAGGCCAAGGGCGAAGAGAAAGTCAAGTGA
- the LOC115747765 gene encoding neurofilament heavy polypeptide-like isoform X9 yields the protein MASETVVPDHHTPDETVEKKENEENKIIKEEETKEQITKDIESESPDIPVPKAEELMPEEQIKPAAVDEGGAVLEAPSEAGLKAEDVSVVLNRPDSATKPIGTQPEDTTVTNVPQAETPIEVVGDEQEEKEVEAVVAAEPKEKEVEAVKEVEAQAVKPEEKEAVVEEVKVESKDEPAIEEIKDKAEDKAVVVDAAESKSKENLASEEVASKVEEKSAAEVVEDEVKEKPASEEVGKEPEEKVVEEADAKEPEKGAIEAVVCEPKEELVVEPIKEKVVDEPKISATETSELTEAAASSVAEPREVAEAETKVGDKPELTKEAEDKPQEVTNVVENVLESVEEVKPTEKTEVKVARNLRSVMDEFDGVTSSKAEKIDEAPAVTETNFTVIEEAQAVVEKEVPVDANGQQSASAVDGIPEEEAKVEAEKEEEKIEKLKEKDEETSKDEVNKVENVSAVTEQSLTGAAELEKEETPAPVEAEEAKEVKAEEAENGVAKGDDEDAKLAPPPSDEPAKDGHDTKASRDLPAQEVSGKKQSGNIMSKVKQLGVKVKKAIVGKSPISKTPMTEAKGEEKVK from the exons ATGGCTTCTGAGACAGTTGTGCCTGATCATCACACTCCTGATGAA ACGGTTGAGAAGAAGGAGAACGAAGAGAACAAGATAATCAAAGAGGAGGAAACAAAGGAACAGATCACCAAAGACATTGAATCCGAGAGTCCAGATATCCCGGTCCCTAAAGCAGAAGAACTGATGCCTGAGGAGCAGATAAAACCTGCTGCAGTGGATGAAGGTGGAGCTGTTTTGGAGGCACCTTCTGAAGCTGGCTTGAAGGCGGAAGACGTTTCTGTAGTGCTGAACCGTCCAGATTCAGCAACCAAGCCTATTGGTACCCAACCAGAGGATACAACTGTAACCAATGTGCCTCAGGCGGAGACACCAATTGAAGTTGTTGGAGACGAACAAGAGGAGAAAGAAGTCGAG GCAGTTGTTGCAGCTGaaccaaaggaaaaagaagtcgAGGCTGTT AAAGAAGTTGAGGCTCAGGCAGTTAaaccagaagaaaaagaagcagtgGTTGAAGAAGTTAAAGTTGAATCGAAGGACGAACCTGCGATTGAAGAAATCAAAGATAAGGCAGAGGACAAAGCAGTTGTGGTGGATGCAGCTGAGAGTAAATCCAAGGAAAACCTGGCTAGTGAAGAAGTTGCAAGTAAGGTGGAGGAGAAATCGGCAGCTGAAGTGGTTGAAGACGAAGTAAAGGAGAAGCCTGCAAGTGAAGAAGTCGGAAAAGAACCCGAGGAGAAAGTCGTGGAGGAAGCTGATGCCAAAGAACCGGAAAAAGGAGCGATTGAAGCTGTTGTATGCGAACCAAAAGAAGAATTGGTTGTTGAACCAATCAAAGAGAAGGTGGTTGATGAGCCGAAAATATCAGCCACTGAAACCAGCGAGCTGACTGAAGCAGCAGCCAGCAGCGTGGCCGAGCCGAGAGAGGTAGCAGAAGCAGAAACCAAGGTAGGGGATAAACCAGAGTTGACCAAAGAAGCAGAGGATAAACCCCAAGAAGTCACCAATGTTGTGGAGAATGTGCTGGAGAGTGTTGAGGAAGTCAAGCCCACGGAGAAGACAGAGGTTAAGGTAGCAAGAAATCTCAGGTCCGTGATGGATGAGTTCGACGGCGTCACATCGTCCAAGGCAGAAAAGATTGATGAGGCGCCTGCTGTTACAGAAACCAATTTTACCGTCATTGAGGAAGCTCAAGCTGTTGTTGAGAAGGAAGTTCCTGTGGATGCAAACGGTCAACAAAGCGCATCTGCAGTGGATGGCATTCCAGAGGAGGAAGCCAAAGTCGAGgcggaaaaggaagaagaaaagatcgaGAAACTCAAGGAGAAAGACGAAGAAACCAGTAAAGATGAGGTGAATAAAGTGGAAAATGTGAGTGCCGTAACTGAGCAAAGTTTGACTGGCGCTGCTGAGTTGGAGAAGGAAGAGACACCGGCTCCAGTCGAAGCAGAGGAAGCCAAAGAGGTCAAGGCAGAGGAGGCCGAAAATGGCGTTGCAAAAGGTGACGATGAAGATGCAAAACTCGCGCCTCCTCCAAGTGACGAGCCTGCAAAGGACGGCCATGACACCAAAGCGTCAAGGGACCTGCCTGCACAAGAGGTCTCAGGGAAAAAGCAGTCGGGTAACATAATGTCGAAGGTGAAGCAATTAGGCGTGAAGGTAAAGAAAGCCATCGTCGGTAAATCCCCAATCTCGAAGACGCCGATGACAGAGGCCAAGGGCGAAGAGAAAGTCAAGTGA
- the LOC115747765 gene encoding titin-like isoform X12, with translation MASETVVPDHHTPDETVEKKENEENKIIKEEETKEQITKDIESESPDIPVPKAEELMPEEQIKPAAVDEGGAVLEAPSEAGLKAEDVSVVLNRPDSATKPIGTQPEDTTVTNVPQAETPIEVVGDEQEEKEVEVVADEPKDKEVEAVKEVEAQAVKPEEKEAVVEEVEEIKDKAEDKAVVVDAAESKSKENLASEEVASKVEEKSAAEVVEDEVKEKPASEEVGKEPEEKVVEEADAKEPEKGAIEAVVCEPKEELVVEPIKEKVVDEPKISATETSELTEAAASSVAEPREVAEAETKVGDKPELTKEAEDKPQEVTNVVENVLESVEEVKPTEKTEVKVARNLRSVMDEFDGVTSSKAEKIDEAPAVTETNFTVIEEAQAVVEKEVPVDANGQQSASAVDGIPEEEAKVEAEKEEEKIEKLKEKDEETSKDEVNKVENVSAVTEQSLTGAAELEKEETPAPVEAEEAKEVKAEEAENGVAKGDDEDAKLAPPPSDEPAKDGHDTKASRDLPAQEVSGKKQSGNIMSKVKQLGVKVKKAIVGKSPISKTPMTEAKGEEKVK, from the exons ATGGCTTCTGAGACAGTTGTGCCTGATCATCACACTCCTGATGAA ACGGTTGAGAAGAAGGAGAACGAAGAGAACAAGATAATCAAAGAGGAGGAAACAAAGGAACAGATCACCAAAGACATTGAATCCGAGAGTCCAGATATCCCGGTCCCTAAAGCAGAAGAACTGATGCCTGAGGAGCAGATAAAACCTGCTGCAGTGGATGAAGGTGGAGCTGTTTTGGAGGCACCTTCTGAAGCTGGCTTGAAGGCGGAAGACGTTTCTGTAGTGCTGAACCGTCCAGATTCAGCAACCAAGCCTATTGGTACCCAACCAGAGGATACAACTGTAACCAATGTGCCTCAGGCGGAGACACCAATTGAAGTTGTTGGAGACGAACAAGAGGAGAAAGAAGTCGAGGTGGTTGCAGATGAACCAAAGGATAAAGAAGTCGAGGCAGTT AAAGAAGTTGAGGCTCAGGCAGTTAaaccagaagaaaaagaagcagtgGTTGAAGAAG TTGAAGAAATCAAAGATAAGGCAGAGGACAAAGCAGTTGTGGTGGATGCAGCTGAGAGTAAATCCAAGGAAAACCTGGCTAGTGAAGAAGTTGCAAGTAAGGTGGAGGAGAAATCGGCAGCTGAAGTGGTTGAAGACGAAGTAAAGGAGAAGCCTGCAAGTGAAGAAGTCGGAAAAGAACCCGAGGAGAAAGTCGTGGAGGAAGCTGATGCCAAAGAACCGGAAAAAGGAGCGATTGAAGCTGTTGTATGCGAACCAAAAGAAGAATTGGTTGTTGAACCAATCAAAGAGAAGGTGGTTGATGAGCCGAAAATATCAGCCACTGAAACCAGCGAGCTGACTGAAGCAGCAGCCAGCAGCGTGGCCGAGCCGAGAGAGGTAGCAGAAGCAGAAACCAAGGTAGGGGATAAACCAGAGTTGACCAAAGAAGCAGAGGATAAACCCCAAGAAGTCACCAATGTTGTGGAGAATGTGCTGGAGAGTGTTGAGGAAGTCAAGCCCACGGAGAAGACAGAGGTTAAGGTAGCAAGAAATCTCAGGTCCGTGATGGATGAGTTCGACGGCGTCACATCGTCCAAGGCAGAAAAGATTGATGAGGCGCCTGCTGTTACAGAAACCAATTTTACCGTCATTGAGGAAGCTCAAGCTGTTGTTGAGAAGGAAGTTCCTGTGGATGCAAACGGTCAACAAAGCGCATCTGCAGTGGATGGCATTCCAGAGGAGGAAGCCAAAGTCGAGgcggaaaaggaagaagaaaagatcgaGAAACTCAAGGAGAAAGACGAAGAAACCAGTAAAGATGAGGTGAATAAAGTGGAAAATGTGAGTGCCGTAACTGAGCAAAGTTTGACTGGCGCTGCTGAGTTGGAGAAGGAAGAGACACCGGCTCCAGTCGAAGCAGAGGAAGCCAAAGAGGTCAAGGCAGAGGAGGCCGAAAATGGCGTTGCAAAAGGTGACGATGAAGATGCAAAACTCGCGCCTCCTCCAAGTGACGAGCCTGCAAAGGACGGCCATGACACCAAAGCGTCAAGGGACCTGCCTGCACAAGAGGTCTCAGGGAAAAAGCAGTCGGGTAACATAATGTCGAAGGTGAAGCAATTAGGCGTGAAGGTAAAGAAAGCCATCGTCGGTAAATCCCCAATCTCGAAGACGCCGATGACAGAGGCCAAGGGCGAAGAGAAAGTCAAGTGA